Below is a window of Scatophagus argus isolate fScaArg1 chromosome 24, fScaArg1.pri, whole genome shotgun sequence DNA.
GGAGACAAAGACGTGTTCGGCCAGCTGAACGTGCAGGTGAGGATTCGGGGTGTCGGCCGTCAGGTGTGTCCTCCCCGGCCGTGGAGCGGGCGAGGAGCAGGTCTGAAGCCGCCGCCTGTTGGGTTCGGGTCGTCCGGCTGGGTTTGTCACTTCGTCTGGCGGGCTGCCACCTCGGCGTTAAAGTATGCAGCAgcgcttcttcttcttcttgccgCTCGGTCcgtttttgtctttgctctcGGCCATTTTCTTCTTGCGCACCTCCCGCATGAGGTCGAAGAACACCTGCGAGACAGAAGACAGACGGACAGCGTGAAGCTCCCGGTTAAAACCCAAACAAAGATTAAAgacaacagctgctgctgaaggctCGCGTCAGCACGTGCGGCGGACGTTTGCGTACCTTGTCGACGTTGGCCCTCGTCTTGGCCGAGGTCTCCACGTACTGGACCCCCCACTCGCTCGCCTTCGCCGCGGCGTCGTCGGCGGAAACCTTCCGTCGATCCTCCAGGTCCGACTTGTTCCCCACCACGAGCAGCGGgatcacctcctcctccttcacccgCAGGATCTgctccctgacacacacacacgcgcgcacacacacacacacacacacatcaaactgGTTTCATGTGTCACGTGTGTACGAGCTCCTTCCTGGACTTTAAGCGGCTGTTTGGATTTACGACTGCGCTTCGTTTATGAGCTTTTTTCCAAAGCGCGTGGCTGCTGTGAGACGCTCAGGTGATCTGCCACCTGCACCTTTCCACAGGTGAGAAACCTCTGCGGGGCCTCGGCTCAAGTTAAGGATCGAGACTGTGGCGTGAACACACCTGAACTCAGACGTGGCTGTGAAGGACTCCTGCTCGGTGATGGAGAAGACCAGCAGGAAGCCCTCTCCGCTGCGGAAGTAGTTGTCTCTGATGGCGGCGTAGTCCTCCTGACCCGCCGTGTCCAGGATATCGATCTGAACGTCCTCGCCGTCCAGCACCACCTTCTTCCTGTAGCTGTCGGCCTTGGTGGGCTCGTAGTCCTCCACGAACTGGGAGCAGAGAGACGTAGATGTGACAGGGAACAGAGACAGCGAGGGCTCATGGGAAACGTAGTCTCACCTCGTCGTACATGAACTGCAGCGTGAGGGCAGACTTCCCCACTCCGCCGCTGCCCACCATGATGACCTTATGGAGGGCCAGAGAGGTCTGGTTCTTGTTCTTGCTGGAGGCCATGACTCTGGCCTGCGGAGACCAGCggggacaggacaggacaggacaggacagtcACCTGTGCAGTACGCTCGAAGCCGCTGAGGAACTCGTTTCCAGCCGCCACGCTTGATTTAGATCAGTTAGTTCAGGCTGTG
It encodes the following:
- the LOC124055260 gene encoding ras-related protein ralB-B-like, encoding MASSKNKNQTSLALHKVIMVGSGGVGKSALTLQFMYDEFVEDYEPTKADSYRKKVVLDGEDVQIDILDTAGQEDYAAIRDNYFRSGEGFLLVFSITEQESFTATSEFREQILRVKEEEVIPLLVVGNKSDLEDRRKVSADDAAAKASEWGVQYVETSAKTRANVDKVFFDLMREVRKKKMAESKDKNGPSGKKKKKRCCIL